The Elusimicrobiota bacterium nucleotide sequence TTACGCGATAGAAGCAATGCTGAACCCGTATACGACATATTACTGGAAAGTATACGCCTATGATACGACGGGGGGTACAACAACGAGTACACAGACAGACTGGCAGTTTGTTGTATCAAGCAATACAACCCCCGGAAGTTTTAATATGTTATATTCCAGTGGGACTGTACATACGCGCCTACCATATTTTGGGTGGGACCAGTCATTAGAAACCGATCCAGGGGATTATGTAAGGTATGAATTAAAATATAGTACAAATGCTGAGTTCGGAACATACGTATCATCCGCAGGGTTGAACACACAAACTTATAACGTAACATCAAAACTAATGTGTTATTCAACATATTACTGGACGGTAAATGCGTATGATAAATATAGAGATACAACAACGGCAATACAAAACGTGTGGTACATGTTTATTGACAGCAATACAGTACCGGTAAGTTTTAATATAAACCATTCTTCTGCGGTAATAACAACGCATTTCCCGACATTATCATGGTACACAACAACCGATCCTGACGGGGATAATATAGAATACGAAATACATAATAGTACATACCAGGATTTCAGTGTTTATACTACCACTCGCGGGATTGTTACAACACAGTATACATTCAGTAACGGCTTGGCTCCGTACGCAACACACTACTGGCGGATAGTAGCGTACGATATCTATGGCGGGTCAGTAACAAGCGCGCAAACCGGGTTGTTTTATATCACTACAAATACTGTCCCCACAGATTTTATTGTGATCCCGACAAGCAGCAGTGTGGATACCCGTACCCCAACGTTTGACTGGCATGCAAGTACTGATACCGACGGGGATACTGTCTATTACGAGATTCGGGTAAGTACTTCACAGGATATGTCGGCCTACGTTTCGAGTTCCGGGTTAACAACCACAGGGTTTACATTACCGCCTGGATTACCGCCGTATACTACGTATTATTGGGAAGTATTGGCTTACGACAATTATGACGGGTCAAGCACTGTTTCTGATTTATACAGTTTCTACATTGCTACGAACGCTGCGCCGGTAAGTTTTGATATTGTTGCAACAACCAGCAGTGTGGCCAGCACTACAACCGTGACATTTGACTGGCAGCAGACAACTGATCCTGACCAGGACACAGTGTATTATACCGTGATATATAGTACCACCCCGGGATTTGAGGTGTGCGATACCAGCAGCAATATTACATCAACTGAACTTAACCTGCAGGATACCTTAACCCCGCAGGTTACGTATTACTGGAAAGTAATTGCGTACGATACTTACGGAGGGACGGTTACAAGCCAGCAGACAGGGTCGGTGTTTATCAATGTCACGGTATCGCCTCCGGTACCGTTATACAATTTTTACGGGATTGCAGCCTCAACCACAATCATAAATTGGTACTGGGAAGATAGTTATGATAACGAGAACGGATATATATTATTCTCAGTCACCGGTGACACAATCGCGTATATTTCATCAAATACAACGTGGTATACAGAAACCAACCTTAGTTCAAATACCGCGTATTCCAGGTATATGCTTGTATATAACCTCATTGGTTTAAGTACAGGATATTTTGTAAGAACAGTATATACTCAAACATTACCGATAACAGAGTTGAGCATATCAACTCGGTCTGCACATACAGTAAACATTGAGATTCCGCAGTATTCGTCGGGTACGGTTTATGCAATTATGCAGTCAACAGATAATGTTAATTGGACAGTAACCTCAGGAACAGTTACAGTTAAAGATTATGCTGTTGAGCAATTACTTTCTGATACGACATACTATTTCAGGGTTTATACATATACACAGGATTTAGTGCTGGTAGATACCGGTACGGCGGTTACCATAAAAACAAGTAAGGTTGATAACGAAATATTTAATCCAGTTTCAACTTCAAAACTAATTGTTATGCAGTATGACACTCAGAGCATTATTAAAGAAATCAGGGTGTATATACCCCAAAATGCCGTTACCACTGAAGTTTATGTTGATGTTAACCCTACTCCTCTGATAACACCAAAAAAAGTTGGGAAACAGCAGATTGAAGAAGCTAATACCAAACTCTCCGGTAAGGATAATGTTAAGGTGTTTGATACAGGTATCACCGAGCTTAATATGTATCGTACTAACGGTACCAGGATTACTTCCGGGTTCGCTCAAAATATTGGTGTGAGTATTGTATATAATG carries:
- a CDS encoding T9SS type A sorting domain-containing protein gives rise to the protein YAIEAMLNPYTTYYWKVYAYDTTGGTTTSTQTDWQFVVSSNTTPGSFNMLYSSGTVHTRLPYFGWDQSLETDPGDYVRYELKYSTNAEFGTYVSSAGLNTQTYNVTSKLMCYSTYYWTVNAYDKYRDTTTAIQNVWYMFIDSNTVPVSFNINHSSAVITTHFPTLSWYTTTDPDGDNIEYEIHNSTYQDFSVYTTTRGIVTTQYTFSNGLAPYATHYWRIVAYDIYGGSVTSAQTGLFYITTNTVPTDFIVIPTSSSVDTRTPTFDWHASTDTDGDTVYYEIRVSTSQDMSAYVSSSGLTTTGFTLPPGLPPYTTYYWEVLAYDNYDGSSTVSDLYSFYIATNAAPVSFDIVATTSSVASTTTVTFDWQQTTDPDQDTVYYTVIYSTTPGFEVCDTSSNITSTELNLQDTLTPQVTYYWKVIAYDTYGGTVTSQQTGSVFINVTVSPPVPLYNFYGIAASTTIINWYWEDSYDNENGYILFSVTGDTIAYISSNTTWYTETNLSSNTAYSRYMLVYNLIGLSTGYFVRTVYTQTLPITELSISTRSAHTVNIEIPQYSSGTVYAIMQSTDNVNWTVTSGTVTVKDYAVEQLLSDTTYYFRVYTYTQDLVLVDTGTAVTIKTSKVDNEIFNPVSTSKLIVMQYDTQSIIKEIRVYIPQNAVTTEVYVDVNPTPLITPKKVGKQQIEEANTKLSGKDNVKVFDTGITELNMYRTNGTRITSGFAQNIGVSIVYNDNNNDGKIDGVFPPVYEETLRIYRLDEYFNEWVLIGGVVDKENNTIQVELNQFSVYAMFGKLISADNLNSLKVYPNPYKPYSNDKYSRVNGIVFEGLTNNSKIRIYNILGELVFEASETNGDNVYEWNTKDISGNEAVSGVYLYVVTNNNDSSTVMKGKLSIIK